In the Necator americanus strain Aroian chromosome X, whole genome shotgun sequence genome, ACAAATATTGTGGATCTGTGACGCACTACAACTTCGATATACATGGAAAATGGGTCGCGAGGATGGAGTCATAAGAAACAACGAAGGCACGGTTAGAGAGGCATCGGTCATATTACCTTCACGTAGGAGAATCAGGAGACTACTACATCTGTTGGTGCCCATTGAGCTCGATGACGCGGAGACGAACGAGGATCCGGAACCTACGTCAGCATCAGCAAACTCCGGAAAGTTTGTCGGATACTGCACAGGAAACCTCGGTAGACGATCAACCAATAGGAACAGAACCGTCACGTTATAATCTTCGTCAGATGAGAAGGTTGGGCTACAGCACGCTGACACGCAACCTGGACATTGTGTTGGATATGTCGGTAACATGTACAGCCGTGGCGACAGCAGGAGGTACTGCAGCGCGGGTACTTCAAAGTACTTCTCAGAATAGAAGCACACAGAGTCGACAGTTCCCATCTTCCGATATTATAATTTCGCTCAGTAGATCAAGCAATGTATCAACTTTCCTCATAAACATAGGACGTTTGTTCAGTATTTACGAAATGGCGCATATCCAATTGGAGGAACTGGAAGACGTACTCGGCGACCTTCTAGGACAGTTAGTGCGTATATCACGACCGAATCGGACGAAGGTCCCAATCAAGGCGGGCCGGAGTGGCGGCAAGCCGTCTTTAGGAAATCGATAATCAAATGCGCGACCCGGACCTGCACTCGCCGTCCTCACCTC is a window encoding:
- a CDS encoding hypothetical protein (NECATOR_CHRX.G22319.T1), translating into MTRRRTRIRNLRQHQQTPESLSDTAQETSVDDQPIGTEPSRYNLRQMRRLGYSTLTRNLDIVLDMSVTCTAVATAGGTAARVLQSTSQNRSTQSRQFPSSDIIISLSRSSNVSTFLINIGRLFSIYEMAHIQLEELEDVLGDLLGQLVRISRPNRTKVPIKAGRSGGKPSLGNR